In Takifugu flavidus isolate HTHZ2018 chromosome 13, ASM371156v2, whole genome shotgun sequence, the following are encoded in one genomic region:
- the ppfibp1b gene encoding liprin-beta-1b isoform X5, which yields MMSDASDMLAAALEQMDGIIAGSKALDYSNGMFDCQSPTSPFMGSLRALHLLEELRSVLEVMDTEERESLRCQIPDSTAESLGGWIHGHLSNGHMSLSGSDLYQERLSRLESDKESLILQVSVLTDQVEAQGEKIRDLDLCLDEHRDKRNATEELLQQELLCRTALETQKLELMSELSNLKLKLNSMGKDRFDFDRLRDSEDFILEINELRYRITELENEKLQYEKKLKSTKEELAVLRRQLEGKDGEMRRLQDETSYKSIASSGAEPTERDVEVQRMKKAVESLMIANEEKDRKIDELKQSLLRYKKVQDMVMSVQAKKEKGKDNEYVDGQSEGNSLLPADSASVEFENQDVTDVEQMKMSCDEVENLNGLNEAPSRTPIPSDPEQISESAQIDLESKPEDTNTDCENMETLEKRNNQKNMNEEISKTSEKPPLCPSATLSTSATMEENGFGSKKARSSFGKGFFKIRGGKKPSSTPNLDRSRSASAPMLAETECQGTDHLDLAGLPQRSQNSDSTHTLPTSPDSKKKSKGIKKIFGKLKRSQSTTFNLDENLAEGEFKRGGVRATAGPRLGWSRDFQRANNDVDAPFARWSKDQVCDWLQEQGLGLYVNMARVWISSGQTLLQASQTDLERELGIKHPLHRKKLQLALQALGSEEEENKGKLDYNWVMRWLDDIGLPQYKTQFDEARVDGRMLHYMTVDDLLSLKVGSVLHHLSIKRAIQVLRLNNYEPNCLRRRPSDENNMSPAEISQWTNHRVMEWLRSVDLAEYAPNLRGSGVHGGLMVLEPRFNVETMALLLNIPPNKTLLRRHLATHFTLLIGSEAQQHKQECLENPDYTLLTATTKVKPRKLSFGNFGSLRKKKQDESEEYVCPMDVEMPKGRSFQKGFELQIYEDDLDRLEQMEDSEGTVRQIGAFSEGIQNLTSMLKDDELFKEASNSPNPSITDDDSTA from the exons ATGATGTCCGATGCCAGTGACATGTTGGCAGCAGCCCTGGAGCAGATGGACGGGATTATAGCAG GCTCCAAGGCTCTGGACTACTCCAATGGCATGTTTGATTGCCAGTCACCCACCTCTCCTTTCATGGGCAGCCTGAGAGCTCTTCACCttttggaggagctgaggagtgTTCTTGAGGTGATGGAcacggaggagagggaaagtcTACGCTGCCAGATCCCTGATTCCACCGCTGAAAGCCTGGGCGGGTGGATCCACGGGCATCTT TCCAATGGGCACATGTCTCTGAGTGGAAGTGACCTGTATCAGGAAAGGCTGTCGCGACTAGAGAGCGATAAAGAGTCTCTGATCCTTCAG GTTAGTGTGCTGACAGACCAGGTAGAAGCTCAGGGAGAGAAGATTCGAGACCTGGACTTGTGTCTGGATGAACACCGGGACAAACGCAACGCCACTGAGGAGTTGCTGCAACAG GAGCTGCTCTGCAGAACAGCGCTGGAGACCCAGAAGTTGGAACTTATGTCTGAGCTGTCCAATTTAAAGCTGAAATTGAACAGCATGGGGAAGGACAGGTTTGACTTTGACAGGTTAAGGGACAGTGAG GATTTCATTCTTGAAATTAATGAATTACGGTACAGAATCACAGAGCTTGAGAACGAAAAACTACAGTACGAAAAGAAACTTAAATCCACAAAG GAGGAGTTAGCCGTGCTGAGGAGGCAGCTGGAGGGTAAAGACGGAGAGATGCGGAGATTGCAGGATGAGACAAGCTACAAATCCATAGCTTCCAGCGGTGCCGAGCCCACAGAGCGAG ATGTGGAAGTGCAGAGGATGAAAAAGGCAGTTGAATCACTGATGATAGCCAACGAAGAGAAG GATCGCAAGATTGATGAATTGAAGCAGTCGCTGCTGCGCTACAAGAAAGTTCAGGACATGGTGATGTCGGTACAAGCAAAGAAAG AGAAAGGCAAAGATAATGAGTACGTCGATGGCCAAAGTGAGGGGAACAGTTTGTTGCCAGCCGACTCTGCGTCCGTGGAGTTTGAAAATCAGGACGTGACAGATGTTGAGCAGATGAAAATGAGTTGTGATGAG GTGGAGAACCTGAACGGACTGAATGAGGCACCTTCGCGCACACCCATCCCTTCAGATCCAGAGCAAATCTCTGAGTCAGCACAGATAGATTTAGAAAG CAAACCAGAGGACACAAACACTGACTGTGAGAACATGGAGACCCTAGAAAAGAGGAATAATCAAAAG AATATGAATGAAGAAATCAGTAAAACCAGCGAAAAGCCACCCTTGTGTCCTTCTGCCACACTGTCTACAAGTGCCACCATGGAGGAAAATGGCTTTGGCTCAAAAAAGGCTCGTTCATCTTTTGGAAAGGGTTTCTTCAAGATCCGAGGAGGCAAGAAGCCCTCCAGTACCCCTAACCTTG ACCGCAGCCGGAGTGCAAGCGCGCCCATGCTAG CCGAAACTGAATGTCAAGGCACCGACCATCTGGACCTGGCCGGGCTGCCTCAGAGGTCGCAGAACAGCGACAGCACCCACACACTCCCTACGTCTCCAGATAGCAAGAAAAAATCCAAAGgaataaagaaaatatttgGCAA GTTGAAAAGAAGCCAGTCTACTACATTCAACCTGGACGAAAACCTCGCAGAAGGCGAATTTAAGAGGGGCGGCGTGCGAGCCACCGCAGGGCCTAGACTGGGATGGTCTCGTGACTTTCAGAGAGCCAATAA CGACGTCGATGCTCCGTTTGCACGCTGGTCCAAGGATCAGGTGTGTgactggctgcaggagcagggtCTCGGTCTGTATGTCAACATGGCTCGTGTGTGGATCTCCTCCGGTCAGACTCTTCTACAGGCCTCGCAAACGGACCTCGAGAGG GAACTAGGCATCAAACATCCACTGCACAGAAAGAAGCTGCAACTGGCTCTGCAGGCCCTCggctcagaggaagaggaaaacaagGGAAAGCTGGACTACAACTGGGTGATGA GGTGGCTGGATGACATTGGCCTGCCTCAGTATAAAACCCAGTTTGATGAGGCGAGGGTTGATGGCCGCATGCTGCACTACATGACAGTG GATGACCTCCTTTCTCTGAAAGTGGGAAGTGTCCTGCATCACCTGAGCATCAAGAGAGCTATCCAAGTCCTCCGACTGAACAACTATGAGCCAAACTGCTTGCGTCGAAGGCCATCTGATGAG AACAATATGTCTCCAGCAGAGATTTCTCAGTGGACCAACCACAGGGTGATGGAGTGGCTGCGCTCCGTGGATCTCGCTGAGTACGCTCCCAATCTGAGAGGCAGTGGTGTTCATGGAGGATTGATG GTTCTGGAGCCACGGTTCAACGTAGAGACCATGGCCCTGCTGCTTAACATTCCTCCTAACAAGACACTACTGCGTCGCCACCTCGCCACCCATTTCACCCTGCTGATTGGCTCAGAGgcccagcagcacaaacaggagTGTCTCGAAAACCCAGACTACACGCTGCTTACTGCTACCACCAAGGTTAAG CCTAGAAAACTGTCATTTGGTAACTTTGGCAgtctgaggaagaagaagcaggatGAGAGTGAGGAGTACGTTTGTCCGATGGATGTGGAGATGCCAAAGGGACGAAGCTTTCAGAAAGGCTTTGAGCTCCAAATCTATGAGGATGACCTTGACAGGCTCGAACAG ATGGAGGACTCTGAGGGAACAGTCAGACAGATCGGAGCGTTCTCCGAGGGCATTCAGAACCTGACG AGCATGCTGAAAGATGACGAGCTGTTCAAGGAGGCTTCGAATTCTCCAAATCCCAGCATAACAGACGATGACTCCACCGCATAA
- the ppfibp1b gene encoding liprin-beta-1b isoform X4, which translates to MMSDASDMLAAALEQMDGIIAGSKALDYSNGMFDCQSPTSPFMGSLRALHLLEELRSVLEVMDTEERESLRCQIPDSTAESLGGWIHGHLSNGHMSLSGSDLYQERLSRLESDKESLILQVSVLTDQVEAQGEKIRDLDLCLDEHRDKRNATEELLQQELLCRTALETQKLELMSELSNLKLKLNSMGKDRFDFDRLRDSEDFILEINELRYRITELENEKLQYEKKLKSTKEELAVLRRQLEGKDGEMRRLQDETSYKSIASSGAEPTERVSHPDETLRKRLKEKHVEVQRMKKAVESLMIANEEKDRKIDELKQSLLRYKKVQDMVMSVQAKKEKGKDNEYVDGQSEGNSLLPADSASVEFENQDVTDVEQMKMSCDEVENLNGLNEAPSRTPIPSDPEQISESAQIDLESKPEDTNTDCENMETLEKRNNQKNMNEEISKTSEKPPLCPSATLSTSATMEENGFGSKKARSSFGKGFFKIRGGKKPSSTPNLDRSRSASAPMLAETECQGTDHLDLAGLPQRSQNSDSTHTLPTSPDSKKKSKGIKKIFGKLKRSQSTTFNLDENLAEGEFKRGGVRATAGPRLGWSRDFQRANNDVDAPFARWSKDQVCDWLQEQGLGLYVNMARVWISSGQTLLQASQTDLERELGIKHPLHRKKLQLALQALGSEEEENKGKLDYNWVMRWLDDIGLPQYKTQFDEARVDGRMLHYMTVDDLLSLKVGSVLHHLSIKRAIQVLRLNNYEPNCLRRRPSDENNMSPAEISQWTNHRVMEWLRSVDLAEYAPNLRGSGVHGGLMVLEPRFNVETMALLLNIPPNKTLLRRHLATHFTLLIGSEAQQHKQECLENPDYTLLTATTKVKPRKLSFGNFGSLRKKKQDESEEYVCPMDVEMPKGRSFQKGFELQIYEDDLDRLEQMEDSEGTVRQIGAFSEGIQNLTSMLKDDELFKEASNSPNPSITDDDSTA; encoded by the exons ATGATGTCCGATGCCAGTGACATGTTGGCAGCAGCCCTGGAGCAGATGGACGGGATTATAGCAG GCTCCAAGGCTCTGGACTACTCCAATGGCATGTTTGATTGCCAGTCACCCACCTCTCCTTTCATGGGCAGCCTGAGAGCTCTTCACCttttggaggagctgaggagtgTTCTTGAGGTGATGGAcacggaggagagggaaagtcTACGCTGCCAGATCCCTGATTCCACCGCTGAAAGCCTGGGCGGGTGGATCCACGGGCATCTT TCCAATGGGCACATGTCTCTGAGTGGAAGTGACCTGTATCAGGAAAGGCTGTCGCGACTAGAGAGCGATAAAGAGTCTCTGATCCTTCAG GTTAGTGTGCTGACAGACCAGGTAGAAGCTCAGGGAGAGAAGATTCGAGACCTGGACTTGTGTCTGGATGAACACCGGGACAAACGCAACGCCACTGAGGAGTTGCTGCAACAG GAGCTGCTCTGCAGAACAGCGCTGGAGACCCAGAAGTTGGAACTTATGTCTGAGCTGTCCAATTTAAAGCTGAAATTGAACAGCATGGGGAAGGACAGGTTTGACTTTGACAGGTTAAGGGACAGTGAG GATTTCATTCTTGAAATTAATGAATTACGGTACAGAATCACAGAGCTTGAGAACGAAAAACTACAGTACGAAAAGAAACTTAAATCCACAAAG GAGGAGTTAGCCGTGCTGAGGAGGCAGCTGGAGGGTAAAGACGGAGAGATGCGGAGATTGCAGGATGAGACAAGCTACAAATCCATAGCTTCCAGCGGTGCCGAGCCCACAGAGCGAG TCTCTCATCCAGATGAAACTCTTAGAAAGAGGCTGAAAGAGAAAC ATGTGGAAGTGCAGAGGATGAAAAAGGCAGTTGAATCACTGATGATAGCCAACGAAGAGAAG GATCGCAAGATTGATGAATTGAAGCAGTCGCTGCTGCGCTACAAGAAAGTTCAGGACATGGTGATGTCGGTACAAGCAAAGAAAG AGAAAGGCAAAGATAATGAGTACGTCGATGGCCAAAGTGAGGGGAACAGTTTGTTGCCAGCCGACTCTGCGTCCGTGGAGTTTGAAAATCAGGACGTGACAGATGTTGAGCAGATGAAAATGAGTTGTGATGAG GTGGAGAACCTGAACGGACTGAATGAGGCACCTTCGCGCACACCCATCCCTTCAGATCCAGAGCAAATCTCTGAGTCAGCACAGATAGATTTAGAAAG CAAACCAGAGGACACAAACACTGACTGTGAGAACATGGAGACCCTAGAAAAGAGGAATAATCAAAAG AATATGAATGAAGAAATCAGTAAAACCAGCGAAAAGCCACCCTTGTGTCCTTCTGCCACACTGTCTACAAGTGCCACCATGGAGGAAAATGGCTTTGGCTCAAAAAAGGCTCGTTCATCTTTTGGAAAGGGTTTCTTCAAGATCCGAGGAGGCAAGAAGCCCTCCAGTACCCCTAACCTTG ACCGCAGCCGGAGTGCAAGCGCGCCCATGCTAG CCGAAACTGAATGTCAAGGCACCGACCATCTGGACCTGGCCGGGCTGCCTCAGAGGTCGCAGAACAGCGACAGCACCCACACACTCCCTACGTCTCCAGATAGCAAGAAAAAATCCAAAGgaataaagaaaatatttgGCAA GTTGAAAAGAAGCCAGTCTACTACATTCAACCTGGACGAAAACCTCGCAGAAGGCGAATTTAAGAGGGGCGGCGTGCGAGCCACCGCAGGGCCTAGACTGGGATGGTCTCGTGACTTTCAGAGAGCCAATAA CGACGTCGATGCTCCGTTTGCACGCTGGTCCAAGGATCAGGTGTGTgactggctgcaggagcagggtCTCGGTCTGTATGTCAACATGGCTCGTGTGTGGATCTCCTCCGGTCAGACTCTTCTACAGGCCTCGCAAACGGACCTCGAGAGG GAACTAGGCATCAAACATCCACTGCACAGAAAGAAGCTGCAACTGGCTCTGCAGGCCCTCggctcagaggaagaggaaaacaagGGAAAGCTGGACTACAACTGGGTGATGA GGTGGCTGGATGACATTGGCCTGCCTCAGTATAAAACCCAGTTTGATGAGGCGAGGGTTGATGGCCGCATGCTGCACTACATGACAGTG GATGACCTCCTTTCTCTGAAAGTGGGAAGTGTCCTGCATCACCTGAGCATCAAGAGAGCTATCCAAGTCCTCCGACTGAACAACTATGAGCCAAACTGCTTGCGTCGAAGGCCATCTGATGAG AACAATATGTCTCCAGCAGAGATTTCTCAGTGGACCAACCACAGGGTGATGGAGTGGCTGCGCTCCGTGGATCTCGCTGAGTACGCTCCCAATCTGAGAGGCAGTGGTGTTCATGGAGGATTGATG GTTCTGGAGCCACGGTTCAACGTAGAGACCATGGCCCTGCTGCTTAACATTCCTCCTAACAAGACACTACTGCGTCGCCACCTCGCCACCCATTTCACCCTGCTGATTGGCTCAGAGgcccagcagcacaaacaggagTGTCTCGAAAACCCAGACTACACGCTGCTTACTGCTACCACCAAGGTTAAG CCTAGAAAACTGTCATTTGGTAACTTTGGCAgtctgaggaagaagaagcaggatGAGAGTGAGGAGTACGTTTGTCCGATGGATGTGGAGATGCCAAAGGGACGAAGCTTTCAGAAAGGCTTTGAGCTCCAAATCTATGAGGATGACCTTGACAGGCTCGAACAG ATGGAGGACTCTGAGGGAACAGTCAGACAGATCGGAGCGTTCTCCGAGGGCATTCAGAACCTGACG AGCATGCTGAAAGATGACGAGCTGTTCAAGGAGGCTTCGAATTCTCCAAATCCCAGCATAACAGACGATGACTCCACCGCATAA
- the ppfibp1b gene encoding liprin-beta-1b isoform X6 produces MMSDASDMLAAALEQMDGIIAGSKALDYSNGMFDCQSPTSPFMGSLRALHLLEELRSVLEVMDTEERESLRCQIPDSTAESLGGWIHGHLSNGHMSLSGSDLYQERLSRLESDKESLILQVSVLTDQVEAQGEKIRDLDLCLDEHRDKRNATEELLQQELLCRTALETQKLELMSELSNLKLKLNSMGKDRFDFDRLRDSEDFILEINELRYRITELENEKLQYEKKLKSTKEELAVLRRQLEGKDGEMRRLQDETSYKSIASSGAEPTERDVEVQRMKKAVESLMIANEEKDRKIDELKQSLLRYKKVQDMVMSVQAKKEKGKDNEYVDGQSEGNSLLPADSASVEFENQDVTDVEQMKMSCDEVENLNGLNEAPSRTPIPSDPEQISESAQIDLESKPEDTNTDCENMETLEKRNNQKNMNEEISKTSEKPPLCPSATLSTSATMEENGFGSKKARSSFGKGFFKIRGGKKPSSTPNLAETECQGTDHLDLAGLPQRSQNSDSTHTLPTSPDSKKKSKGIKKIFGKLKRSQSTTFNLDENLAEGEFKRGGVRATAGPRLGWSRDFQRANNDVDAPFARWSKDQVCDWLQEQGLGLYVNMARVWISSGQTLLQASQTDLERELGIKHPLHRKKLQLALQALGSEEEENKGKLDYNWVMRWLDDIGLPQYKTQFDEARVDGRMLHYMTVDDLLSLKVGSVLHHLSIKRAIQVLRLNNYEPNCLRRRPSDENNMSPAEISQWTNHRVMEWLRSVDLAEYAPNLRGSGVHGGLMVLEPRFNVETMALLLNIPPNKTLLRRHLATHFTLLIGSEAQQHKQECLENPDYTLLTATTKVKPRKLSFGNFGSLRKKKQDESEEYVCPMDVEMPKGRSFQKGFELQIYEDDLDRLEQMEDSEGTVRQIGAFSEGIQNLTSMLKDDELFKEASNSPNPSITDDDSTA; encoded by the exons ATGATGTCCGATGCCAGTGACATGTTGGCAGCAGCCCTGGAGCAGATGGACGGGATTATAGCAG GCTCCAAGGCTCTGGACTACTCCAATGGCATGTTTGATTGCCAGTCACCCACCTCTCCTTTCATGGGCAGCCTGAGAGCTCTTCACCttttggaggagctgaggagtgTTCTTGAGGTGATGGAcacggaggagagggaaagtcTACGCTGCCAGATCCCTGATTCCACCGCTGAAAGCCTGGGCGGGTGGATCCACGGGCATCTT TCCAATGGGCACATGTCTCTGAGTGGAAGTGACCTGTATCAGGAAAGGCTGTCGCGACTAGAGAGCGATAAAGAGTCTCTGATCCTTCAG GTTAGTGTGCTGACAGACCAGGTAGAAGCTCAGGGAGAGAAGATTCGAGACCTGGACTTGTGTCTGGATGAACACCGGGACAAACGCAACGCCACTGAGGAGTTGCTGCAACAG GAGCTGCTCTGCAGAACAGCGCTGGAGACCCAGAAGTTGGAACTTATGTCTGAGCTGTCCAATTTAAAGCTGAAATTGAACAGCATGGGGAAGGACAGGTTTGACTTTGACAGGTTAAGGGACAGTGAG GATTTCATTCTTGAAATTAATGAATTACGGTACAGAATCACAGAGCTTGAGAACGAAAAACTACAGTACGAAAAGAAACTTAAATCCACAAAG GAGGAGTTAGCCGTGCTGAGGAGGCAGCTGGAGGGTAAAGACGGAGAGATGCGGAGATTGCAGGATGAGACAAGCTACAAATCCATAGCTTCCAGCGGTGCCGAGCCCACAGAGCGAG ATGTGGAAGTGCAGAGGATGAAAAAGGCAGTTGAATCACTGATGATAGCCAACGAAGAGAAG GATCGCAAGATTGATGAATTGAAGCAGTCGCTGCTGCGCTACAAGAAAGTTCAGGACATGGTGATGTCGGTACAAGCAAAGAAAG AGAAAGGCAAAGATAATGAGTACGTCGATGGCCAAAGTGAGGGGAACAGTTTGTTGCCAGCCGACTCTGCGTCCGTGGAGTTTGAAAATCAGGACGTGACAGATGTTGAGCAGATGAAAATGAGTTGTGATGAG GTGGAGAACCTGAACGGACTGAATGAGGCACCTTCGCGCACACCCATCCCTTCAGATCCAGAGCAAATCTCTGAGTCAGCACAGATAGATTTAGAAAG CAAACCAGAGGACACAAACACTGACTGTGAGAACATGGAGACCCTAGAAAAGAGGAATAATCAAAAG AATATGAATGAAGAAATCAGTAAAACCAGCGAAAAGCCACCCTTGTGTCCTTCTGCCACACTGTCTACAAGTGCCACCATGGAGGAAAATGGCTTTGGCTCAAAAAAGGCTCGTTCATCTTTTGGAAAGGGTTTCTTCAAGATCCGAGGAGGCAAGAAGCCCTCCAGTACCCCTAACCTTG CCGAAACTGAATGTCAAGGCACCGACCATCTGGACCTGGCCGGGCTGCCTCAGAGGTCGCAGAACAGCGACAGCACCCACACACTCCCTACGTCTCCAGATAGCAAGAAAAAATCCAAAGgaataaagaaaatatttgGCAA GTTGAAAAGAAGCCAGTCTACTACATTCAACCTGGACGAAAACCTCGCAGAAGGCGAATTTAAGAGGGGCGGCGTGCGAGCCACCGCAGGGCCTAGACTGGGATGGTCTCGTGACTTTCAGAGAGCCAATAA CGACGTCGATGCTCCGTTTGCACGCTGGTCCAAGGATCAGGTGTGTgactggctgcaggagcagggtCTCGGTCTGTATGTCAACATGGCTCGTGTGTGGATCTCCTCCGGTCAGACTCTTCTACAGGCCTCGCAAACGGACCTCGAGAGG GAACTAGGCATCAAACATCCACTGCACAGAAAGAAGCTGCAACTGGCTCTGCAGGCCCTCggctcagaggaagaggaaaacaagGGAAAGCTGGACTACAACTGGGTGATGA GGTGGCTGGATGACATTGGCCTGCCTCAGTATAAAACCCAGTTTGATGAGGCGAGGGTTGATGGCCGCATGCTGCACTACATGACAGTG GATGACCTCCTTTCTCTGAAAGTGGGAAGTGTCCTGCATCACCTGAGCATCAAGAGAGCTATCCAAGTCCTCCGACTGAACAACTATGAGCCAAACTGCTTGCGTCGAAGGCCATCTGATGAG AACAATATGTCTCCAGCAGAGATTTCTCAGTGGACCAACCACAGGGTGATGGAGTGGCTGCGCTCCGTGGATCTCGCTGAGTACGCTCCCAATCTGAGAGGCAGTGGTGTTCATGGAGGATTGATG GTTCTGGAGCCACGGTTCAACGTAGAGACCATGGCCCTGCTGCTTAACATTCCTCCTAACAAGACACTACTGCGTCGCCACCTCGCCACCCATTTCACCCTGCTGATTGGCTCAGAGgcccagcagcacaaacaggagTGTCTCGAAAACCCAGACTACACGCTGCTTACTGCTACCACCAAGGTTAAG CCTAGAAAACTGTCATTTGGTAACTTTGGCAgtctgaggaagaagaagcaggatGAGAGTGAGGAGTACGTTTGTCCGATGGATGTGGAGATGCCAAAGGGACGAAGCTTTCAGAAAGGCTTTGAGCTCCAAATCTATGAGGATGACCTTGACAGGCTCGAACAG ATGGAGGACTCTGAGGGAACAGTCAGACAGATCGGAGCGTTCTCCGAGGGCATTCAGAACCTGACG AGCATGCTGAAAGATGACGAGCTGTTCAAGGAGGCTTCGAATTCTCCAAATCCCAGCATAACAGACGATGACTCCACCGCATAA